A window from Temnothorax longispinosus isolate EJ_2023e chromosome 1, Tlon_JGU_v1, whole genome shotgun sequence encodes these proteins:
- the LOC139815083 gene encoding uncharacterized protein isoform X4 — MVLKCTSDLVTKVLSPVSFFTMFIINYNIFRLNIEVVKKLLMELQHILNELRDKNKIAIAKKYSCIANRYTIAFTGLGVCGIFFSIIVQFWSNLINVDVPMNISHQRSRHLFIITEYFIDQEKYFYLILFHVYVTLSIGTIVMIAIGTMLITYLQHTCGIMFRIASYRIKHAMSIDILQNITLKNKILMTKGIICAVDIHRQAMKLSRHLLSAVEIMMFCLITCGVVCVSINLFQIFQIASSGNNVEEFFFPFVFVFGTVVYMFIANYIGQNITDHNNHVFSTAYNVQWYRAPIHIQKMILFLLQKETKEFTLSVGKLFHASIECFATLFKSSVSYFTVIYSTR; from the exons ATGGTATTAAAATGTACTTCGGATCTTGTTACCAAAGTGTTGTCTCCCGTATCTTTCTTtacaatgtttataataaactataatatattccgTCTTAACATTGAAGTT GTGAAAAAGTTATTGATGGAGCTTCAACATATACTTAACGAATTAAgggataaaaacaaaattgctattgcaaaaaaatatagttgTATCGCTAATCGTTACACGATTGCGTTTACGG GACTTGGAGTTTgtggaatattttttagtattatagtTCAATTTTGgtcgaatttaattaatgttgatGTACCGATGAATATATCTCACCAACGGTCACgtcatttattcattataacgGAGTATTTCATCGATCAAGAGAAGTATTTCTATTTGATTTTGTTCCATGTGTACGTAACTTTGTCCATCGGAACGATTGTAATGATAGCAATAGGTACAATGCTTATTACGTATCTTCAACATACCTGTGGAATAATGTTTAGAATTGCTAG CTATCGTATTAAACATGCAATGAGTATCgacattttacaaaacattacgctaaaaaataagattctgATGACCAAAGGCATAATTTGTGCGGTCGACATTCATCGGCAAGCTATGAA ACTATCTAGGCATTTGTTGTCCGCAGTCGAGATAATGATGTTTTGCTTAATAACATGTGGAGTGGTTTGTGTGAGCATCAACCTATTTCAA ATTTTTCAGATTGCATCATCTGGAAATAATGttgaggaatttttttttccgtttgTTTTTGTATTTGGTACTGTTGTGTATATGTTTATAGCCAACTATATCGGGCAGAATATAACGGATCATAATAATCACGTATTTTCTACTGC gtATAATGTGCAGTGGTATAGAGCTCCAATACACATACAGAAGATGATATTGTTCCTGTTACAAAAAGAAACTAAGGAATTTACTTTGAGTGTtggtaaattatttcatgCATCTATAGAATGTTTTGCCACG ttgTTCAAGTCTTCGGTATCTTACTTTACCGTCATATATTCTACACGATGA
- the LOC139815083 gene encoding uncharacterized protein isoform X2 has translation MIHLGARYYSLNRLLLLAVGLWPYQQSKFTQFQFIFFSAILSAGIIFQLTPLMVLKCTSDLVTKVLSPVSFFTMFIINYNIFRLNIEVVKKLLMELQHILNELRDKNKIAIAKKYSCIANRYTIAFTGLGVCGIFFSIIVQFWSNLINVDVPMNISHQRSRHLFIITEYFIDQEKYFYLILFHVYVTLSIGTIVMIAIGTMLITYLQHTCGIMFRIASYRIKHAMSIDILQNITLKNKILMTKGIICAVDIHRQAMKLSRHLLSAVEIMMFCLITCGVVCVSINLFQIASSGNNVEEFFFPFVFVFGTVVYMFIANYIGQNITDHNNHVFSTAYNVQWYRAPIHIQKMILFLLQKETKEFTLSVGKLFHASIECFATLFKSSVSYFTVIYSTR, from the exons ATGATACATCTAGGAGCTCGATATTACAGTCTCAATAGACTTCTATTGCTTGCTGTTGGTTTATGGCCCTATCAGCAATCCAAATTTACTCAatttcagtttatttttttctctgctATTCTGTCAGCAGGTATTATATTTCAG CTGACACCATTAATGGTATTAAAATGTACTTCGGATCTTGTTACCAAAGTGTTGTCTCCCGTATCTTTCTTtacaatgtttataataaactataatatattccgTCTTAACATTGAAGTT GTGAAAAAGTTATTGATGGAGCTTCAACATATACTTAACGAATTAAgggataaaaacaaaattgctattgcaaaaaaatatagttgTATCGCTAATCGTTACACGATTGCGTTTACGG GACTTGGAGTTTgtggaatattttttagtattatagtTCAATTTTGgtcgaatttaattaatgttgatGTACCGATGAATATATCTCACCAACGGTCACgtcatttattcattataacgGAGTATTTCATCGATCAAGAGAAGTATTTCTATTTGATTTTGTTCCATGTGTACGTAACTTTGTCCATCGGAACGATTGTAATGATAGCAATAGGTACAATGCTTATTACGTATCTTCAACATACCTGTGGAATAATGTTTAGAATTGCTAG CTATCGTATTAAACATGCAATGAGTATCgacattttacaaaacattacgctaaaaaataagattctgATGACCAAAGGCATAATTTGTGCGGTCGACATTCATCGGCAAGCTATGAA ACTATCTAGGCATTTGTTGTCCGCAGTCGAGATAATGATGTTTTGCTTAATAACATGTGGAGTGGTTTGTGTGAGCATCAACCTATTTCAA ATTGCATCATCTGGAAATAATGttgaggaatttttttttccgtttgTTTTTGTATTTGGTACTGTTGTGTATATGTTTATAGCCAACTATATCGGGCAGAATATAACGGATCATAATAATCACGTATTTTCTACTGC gtATAATGTGCAGTGGTATAGAGCTCCAATACACATACAGAAGATGATATTGTTCCTGTTACAAAAAGAAACTAAGGAATTTACTTTGAGTGTtggtaaattatttcatgCATCTATAGAATGTTTTGCCACG ttgTTCAAGTCTTCGGTATCTTACTTTACCGTCATATATTCTACACGATGA
- the LOC139815083 gene encoding uncharacterized protein isoform X3: protein MIHLGARYYSLNRLLLLAVGLWPYQQSKFTQFQFIFFSAILSAGIIFQLTPLMVLKCTSDLVTKVLSPVSFFTMFIINYNIFRLNIEVVKKLLMELQHILNELRDKNKIAIAKKYSCIANRYTIAFTGLGVCGIFFSIIVQFWSNLINVDVPMNISHQRSRHLFIITEYFIDQEKYFYLILFHVYVTLSIGTIVMIAIGTMLITYLQHTCGIMFRIASYRIKHAMSIDILQNITLKNKILMTKGIICAVDIHRQAMKLSRHLLSAVEIMMFCLITCGVVCVSINLFQIFQIASSGNNVEEFFFPFVFVFGTVVYMFIANYIGQNITDHNNHVFSTAYNVQWYRAPIHIQKMILFLLQKETKEFTLSVGKLFHASIECFATNKNVNGQTY from the exons ATGATACATCTAGGAGCTCGATATTACAGTCTCAATAGACTTCTATTGCTTGCTGTTGGTTTATGGCCCTATCAGCAATCCAAATTTACTCAatttcagtttatttttttctctgctATTCTGTCAGCAGGTATTATATTTCAG CTGACACCATTAATGGTATTAAAATGTACTTCGGATCTTGTTACCAAAGTGTTGTCTCCCGTATCTTTCTTtacaatgtttataataaactataatatattccgTCTTAACATTGAAGTT GTGAAAAAGTTATTGATGGAGCTTCAACATATACTTAACGAATTAAgggataaaaacaaaattgctattgcaaaaaaatatagttgTATCGCTAATCGTTACACGATTGCGTTTACGG GACTTGGAGTTTgtggaatattttttagtattatagtTCAATTTTGgtcgaatttaattaatgttgatGTACCGATGAATATATCTCACCAACGGTCACgtcatttattcattataacgGAGTATTTCATCGATCAAGAGAAGTATTTCTATTTGATTTTGTTCCATGTGTACGTAACTTTGTCCATCGGAACGATTGTAATGATAGCAATAGGTACAATGCTTATTACGTATCTTCAACATACCTGTGGAATAATGTTTAGAATTGCTAG CTATCGTATTAAACATGCAATGAGTATCgacattttacaaaacattacgctaaaaaataagattctgATGACCAAAGGCATAATTTGTGCGGTCGACATTCATCGGCAAGCTATGAA ACTATCTAGGCATTTGTTGTCCGCAGTCGAGATAATGATGTTTTGCTTAATAACATGTGGAGTGGTTTGTGTGAGCATCAACCTATTTCAA ATTTTTCAGATTGCATCATCTGGAAATAATGttgaggaatttttttttccgtttgTTTTTGTATTTGGTACTGTTGTGTATATGTTTATAGCCAACTATATCGGGCAGAATATAACGGATCATAATAATCACGTATTTTCTACTGC gtATAATGTGCAGTGGTATAGAGCTCCAATACACATACAGAAGATGATATTGTTCCTGTTACAAAAAGAAACTAAGGAATTTACTTTGAGTGTtggtaaattatttcatgCATCTATAGAATGTTTTGCCACG aataaaaatgtaaatggcCAAACATATTGA
- the LOC139815083 gene encoding uncharacterized protein isoform X1, which produces MIHLGARYYSLNRLLLLAVGLWPYQQSKFTQFQFIFFSAILSAGIIFQLTPLMVLKCTSDLVTKVLSPVSFFTMFIINYNIFRLNIEVVKKLLMELQHILNELRDKNKIAIAKKYSCIANRYTIAFTGLGVCGIFFSIIVQFWSNLINVDVPMNISHQRSRHLFIITEYFIDQEKYFYLILFHVYVTLSIGTIVMIAIGTMLITYLQHTCGIMFRIASYRIKHAMSIDILQNITLKNKILMTKGIICAVDIHRQAMKLSRHLLSAVEIMMFCLITCGVVCVSINLFQIFQIASSGNNVEEFFFPFVFVFGTVVYMFIANYIGQNITDHNNHVFSTAYNVQWYRAPIHIQKMILFLLQKETKEFTLSVGKLFHASIECFATLFKSSVSYFTVIYSTR; this is translated from the exons ATGATACATCTAGGAGCTCGATATTACAGTCTCAATAGACTTCTATTGCTTGCTGTTGGTTTATGGCCCTATCAGCAATCCAAATTTACTCAatttcagtttatttttttctctgctATTCTGTCAGCAGGTATTATATTTCAG CTGACACCATTAATGGTATTAAAATGTACTTCGGATCTTGTTACCAAAGTGTTGTCTCCCGTATCTTTCTTtacaatgtttataataaactataatatattccgTCTTAACATTGAAGTT GTGAAAAAGTTATTGATGGAGCTTCAACATATACTTAACGAATTAAgggataaaaacaaaattgctattgcaaaaaaatatagttgTATCGCTAATCGTTACACGATTGCGTTTACGG GACTTGGAGTTTgtggaatattttttagtattatagtTCAATTTTGgtcgaatttaattaatgttgatGTACCGATGAATATATCTCACCAACGGTCACgtcatttattcattataacgGAGTATTTCATCGATCAAGAGAAGTATTTCTATTTGATTTTGTTCCATGTGTACGTAACTTTGTCCATCGGAACGATTGTAATGATAGCAATAGGTACAATGCTTATTACGTATCTTCAACATACCTGTGGAATAATGTTTAGAATTGCTAG CTATCGTATTAAACATGCAATGAGTATCgacattttacaaaacattacgctaaaaaataagattctgATGACCAAAGGCATAATTTGTGCGGTCGACATTCATCGGCAAGCTATGAA ACTATCTAGGCATTTGTTGTCCGCAGTCGAGATAATGATGTTTTGCTTAATAACATGTGGAGTGGTTTGTGTGAGCATCAACCTATTTCAA ATTTTTCAGATTGCATCATCTGGAAATAATGttgaggaatttttttttccgtttgTTTTTGTATTTGGTACTGTTGTGTATATGTTTATAGCCAACTATATCGGGCAGAATATAACGGATCATAATAATCACGTATTTTCTACTGC gtATAATGTGCAGTGGTATAGAGCTCCAATACACATACAGAAGATGATATTGTTCCTGTTACAAAAAGAAACTAAGGAATTTACTTTGAGTGTtggtaaattatttcatgCATCTATAGAATGTTTTGCCACG ttgTTCAAGTCTTCGGTATCTTACTTTACCGTCATATATTCTACACGATGA